From a region of the Hallerella porci genome:
- a CDS encoding acyl carrier protein has translation MDKQELYGKIREALINDFEMEPEKVVPEAKLYEDLNLDSIDAVDLIVKFKQYIPKNMDPEVFKKMRTLQDVVDGIFDAAQGSLDKK, from the coding sequence ATGGACAAGCAAGAACTCTACGGAAAAATTCGTGAAGCGTTGATTAACGATTTTGAAATGGAGCCCGAGAAAGTGGTTCCCGAAGCGAAATTATACGAAGATTTGAATTTGGATAGCATTGATGCTGTCGATTTAATCGTTAAATTCAAACAGTATATTCCGAAAAATATGGATCCTGAAGTCTTCAAAAAAATGCGGACTTTACAAGATGTCGTCGATGGAATTTTCGACGCCGCTCAAGGTTCTCTCGATAAAAAATGA
- a CDS encoding phosphopantetheine-binding protein, with translation MSDLNLQIKDVLIKALELEDITPADIDDDAPLFGKDKEGKGLELDSIDALELGIAIKDNFGVTFSTVNAETRKHFASVNALAAYIRENKKD, from the coding sequence ATGTCCGATTTGAATTTGCAAATCAAGGATGTGCTGATCAAAGCGCTTGAATTAGAAGATATCACCCCAGCGGATATCGATGACGATGCGCCTCTCTTTGGAAAAGATAAAGAAGGCAAAGGACTTGAACTCGATAGCATTGACGCTTTGGAATTAGGAATTGCCATCAAGGATAATTTTGGCGTGACATTTTCTACCGTCAACGCAGAAACCCGTAAACATTTTGCTTCCGTGAATGCCCTTGCCGCATACATCCGGGAAAATAAAAAGGACTAA